A genomic region of Zea mays cultivar B73 chromosome 6, Zm-B73-REFERENCE-NAM-5.0, whole genome shotgun sequence contains the following coding sequences:
- the LOC109940500 gene encoding uncharacterized protein translates to MRPSTLIGGTSLISSIGQFGLQFGLQIGAIQVYYSYTVMLQLYRYITARQTRTLAASTDGPTLRSRTERDIVDEESENSYEESENPINDEEQPIGHQNIRKGRGPTLKKNIYSSSGGPKICITLNEYGQPVGRNSKEFGNFIGTLVRKNIPVSCEDWRLVDSKKKFELWTKVKEYYEVDESGIDYVITSAAKKWREFKADLKNKYFDETLSFEELIAKRDERVKESDWEWLITYWMSPEAEVRTNRGKDNRSKLTMSHAAGSKSYARVGHELAEQQGRPARRDEIYVRTHTRKNKEGDIVPLPGAEIFINKFEEAVAENPELKDRSIEDGDLYAHVFGEKEPRGRIRGLGLGPTPQDVGTPGTQMKISTKLQMALQARSQSEQEVRALRQDMNQMKEKMDQIYQMMVAAQGVQHIESPSQHGSNSRQNSRVHRSDEVAHDYNGNNHSQNMVEDDLQLTRRVASTVGRLRNREDVNTIEEQSRRRDIATMVPQRNHGSSQNSDDNPVIFSSITSYLCFII, encoded by the exons ATGCGACCATCAACCTTGATTGGAGGTACCTCGTTGATCAGTTCCATTGGCCAGTTTGGTCTTCAGTTTGGTCTTCAAATTGGAG CTATACAGGTATATTACAGCTATACTGTCATGCTACAGCTATATAGGTATATTACTGCTAGACAG ACAAGGACATTAGCAGCTTCAACTGATGGACCTACTTTGCGATCAAGGACTGAAAGGGATATTGTTGATGAAGAATCTGAAAATAGTTACGAAGAATCTGAAAATCCCATCAATGATGAAG AGCAACCTATTGGGCATCAAAATATAAGGAAAGGAAGGGGCCCAACCTTGAAGAAGAACATATATTCAAGTAGTGGTGGGCCTAAAATCTGCATTACCCTTAATGAATATGGACAACCAGTTGGTAGGAACAGCAAAGAGTTTGGTAATTTCATAGGAACTTTGGTGAGGAAAAATATCCCTGTTTCTTGTGAGGATTGGAGACTAGTTGATTCTAAAAAGAAGTTTGAGTTATGGACAAAAGTGAAG GAATACTATGAAGTGGATGAATCTGGTATAGATTATGTTATAACATCTGCAGCAAAAAAGTGGAGAGAGTTTAAGGCTGACCTAAAGAACAAATATTTTGATGAAACATTGAGTTTTGAAGAGCTTATTGCTAAAAGGGATGAAAGGGTGAAAGAATCTGATTGGGAGTGGTTGATAACTTATTGGATGTCTCCAGAAGCCGAG GTTCGTACAAACAGAGGTAAAGATAACCGTTCAAAGCTGACTATGTCGCATGCAGCTGGCAGCAAGAGTTATGCTCGTGTGGGGCATGAACTG GCCGAGCAACAAGGACGCCCTGCGAGAAGAGATGAAATATATGTTAGAACACACACGCGTAAGAACAAAGAAGGGGATATTGTGCCTCTACCTGGAGCAGAAATATTCATT AATAAATTTGAAGAAGCTGTTGCTGAGAACCCAGAACTGAAGGACAGAAGTATTGAAGATGGTGATTTATATGCACATGTTTTTGGAGAGAAAGAACCAAGAGGTCGTATTCGTGGTTTAGGCTTAGGACCAACTCCACAAGATGTAGGCACCCCTGGAACTCAAATGAAAATATCAACAAAGCTTCAAATGGCATTGCAAGCTCGCAGTCAGTCTGAGCAAGAGGTTAGAGCCTTAAGACAGGATATGAATCAAATGAAAGAAAAAATGGATCAAATTTATCAAATGATGGTAGCAGCTCAAGGGGTGCAACATATAGAAAGCCCATCACAACATGGGTCTAATTCTCGACAG aaCTCAAGGGTGCATCGTTCAGATGAGGTGGCACATGATTACAATGGTAATAACCATTCACAAAATATGGTTGAAGATGACTTGCAACTTACTAGGCGAGTTGCAAGCACTGTGGGTCGTCTAAGGAATCGTGAAGATGTTAATACTATTGAAGAGCAAAGTCGCAGGCGAGACATTGCAACAATGGTACCTCAAAGAAATCATGGATCATCTCAAAATTCAGATGATAATCCTGTAATTTTCTCATCTATCACTTCATATTTATGTTTCATTATTTGA